In one window of Microtus pennsylvanicus isolate mMicPen1 chromosome 2, mMicPen1.hap1, whole genome shotgun sequence DNA:
- the LOC142844955 gene encoding olfactory receptor 4F6-like, translating into MSEANRSVISEFVFLGLSNSWTTQLFLFLFSCMFYVASLLGNFLIVLTVTSDPHLQSPMYFLLANLSFLDLIFSSSTAPKMIYDLFRRHKTISFGGCITQIFLIHAVGGTEMVLLIAMAFDRYVAICKPLHYLTIMSPKKCILVLVASWIIGFIHSVTQLIFVIDLPFCGPNELDSFFCDLPRFIKLACMDTYTSGFMVTANSGFISVASFLILIISYIFILMTVQKKSLGSLSKALSTLSAHVMVVILFFGPLIFFYMWPFPTSHLDKFLALFDAVITPFLNPVIYTLRNKEMKVAMRRLCSQFINYNKIS; encoded by the coding sequence ATGAGTGAAGCAAACCGCTCTGTGATATCTGAGTTTGTCTTCCTGGGACTCTCCAACTCATGGACAacccagctcttcctcttcctcttttcctgtaTGTTCTACGTGGCAAGTCTGTTGGGGAATTTTCTCATTGTGCTAACAGTGACTTCAGACCCCCATTTACAGTCCCCTATGTACTTCCTCTTAGCTAATCTTTCCTTTCTCGACTTGATATTTAGCTCCTCCACAGCACCAAAAATGATTTACGACCTTTTCAGAAGGCACAAAACCATCTCTTTTGGGGGCTGTATCACTCAGATCTTCCTAATCCATGCAGTTGGAGGCACTGAGATGGTGCTGCTcatagccatggcttttgacCGATATGTTGCCATATGTAAACCTCTGCACTACTTGACTATCATGAGTCCAAAAAAGTGCATTTTGGTTTTAGTTGCTTCCTGGATTATTGGCTTCATCCACTCAGTGACTCAGTTGATTTTTGTCATAGACTTACCCTTCTGTGGCCCTAATGAACTAGACAGCTTTTTCTGTGACCTCCCTCGGTTTATTAAACTGGCTTGTATGGACACATACACCTCGGGGTTCATGGTTACTGCCAATAGTGGGTTCATTTCTGTGGCCTCCTTTTTAATTCTGATCatctcttacatatttattttgatgACCGTTCAAAAGAAATCTTTGGGTAGTTTATCTAAGGCCCTCTCCACTCTGTCAGCTCATGTCATGGTGGTCATTTTGTTCTTTGGACCATTAATCTTCTTCTACATGTGGCCATTTCCAACATCACATCTGGATAAGTTTCTTGCGCTCTTTGATGCAGTTATTACCCCTTTTCTAAACCCAGTGATCTATACACTTAGGAATAAAGAGATGAAGGTGGCAATGAGAAGACTATGCAGTCAGTTtattaattacaataaaatttcttaa